The DNA region gaagggaaaatagcaaacctaccctggtagctccaaaccgaagacaaggttcggtgttatctggggtgttagcgataaccagtgaaagtcagaATCGGATTTCACAATTTTATTCGTTGTCTCGTGGTAAGAAATACAATCGGCACAATTATTATCGTTTCAGTCGAGTGAAAATCGTAATACAATAGAATAAGAGTCTACTTTACAGCACTAAGGAGGTTTTCCTCGGAATCATATACAAGTACACAAAATGGTGGATTCGCGGAATGAAACGGACGGAAAGAAAGAAAAAGgagggatccgatctcaaacgtatcGCGGATGTTATAGActcgttcgccagccagaaccaaagAACCCTGAGCGGGCAAGGTAATTGGGGCTCAGTTCCAAACTACGGGACTGTAAGAAACTTACAGCACCGATATAGTAAATAGTAAAAGGGTACATGATGGGCGACCACTCCGGTTTCATCCAGAGATTTCCCCCAACGCAGAAAGCGGAAACAGGGTAAAGGGTGTACACCGGGTGACCACGTTAGTTTCCGCCTCTGATGGAGTTGCACTCCTGCCAGAAACTTCCCCCAACGCAGAGAAAGGGTAAAGGAGTGCACAAACTGGTGACCACGTGGGTTTTCGCTTCTGACGTGTTTGCACGCCGGCCAGAAACTTCCCCCAACGCAGTGAAGGGGAACAGGGTAAAGTTACACAACGGGTTGAAACTGAGgttcccaaataaaatacaGAAGGCTATCTTACCTCTGAACTCGGTAACGGATGGTCTGGTTCCTGACGGCCCGTCGGCACTCGGCACACCGTCGTCAACGTTAACAGAGCGATAGAAAAATAAAAGCAATGAAAGAAAAACCACAATGTACGGCGGATATTCGAGCAAAGCAAGAAACAAAATGAAAGATTTGATCAGTCGGCGAAAAAACACTACTCatacgaaattaattcagtCGACGAATTACACCAATTAATTGACCAGcgggggcacatctgattttatatcgGCCGGGGGGGTGCGGAAACGGGATGTGATCAGATGTAAAAAATCGGTAATATTCGCGTCGATGAAGATCTGTTTATCGGTGCCGGtagaaaaaactcggttatctctcAATTCAGGAGGTTTTTCACGGTctgtttttcagaactgaaaacggaataaaaaaacGGTGCGGACTGTTTAcagttccgaacgatgtcggaatcctgaattgaaaaCCGAAATTCTTCTCAAGaactaaaattaaataaaaatcattcaaaaGTAAAGAATTTTTCTAAGACGGGGTGCATTTTTCATTAAGAAAAATGCGACTTCTTCACAACCCCATATGTAGAATCTAGGAGTTCtatagattctgatttacaggatatttttcaaatttggacGGATCGATCTTCAGAACGGAATCACCGatttatccgaaatttggaGTGAGAATACcttccatgaggttccagaataCTGCAATAAAATATCATTCGCTTTGCAGGACCGTATCAAATACATTTTGAGTTTTTAAAAGTATGCgaaatcactctgtataatgaATTTCATGCTTTCTTCAATAGGTTAACTGtaagattcatttattcaattcgtCAAATAATATTGCATGACACCATCCTGGTTGCCGaggatttttttgttgttgatagtaacataaggtcctttcgtttgcatgaaaagtgtagcacttttctacactcgaatTGATTTACACCattgtagaggaagtgtagtttatctacacatagtcgaAAGGAGATgcagataaactacacctcctctacactggtgtaaattcaatcagcaaacgaattctaaaatcgagtgtagaaaagtgctacactttttatgcaaacgaaaggacctatataAATACACatattcttttgatacagaGCATTAAAATCTTAACAAAACAGCTAACAATAATTATAACATGTGTacgagatacagttttagcagaggttagcgtaaacggggtaccatacaattttgtgtatgatacaagagctcagggACAATAATTTAGTCTCTTGTGTCAATATTTAATATCTTATTCATCTCATAACAAAGTTATTTTTGAGTGTATTTAGCGTAGTCGTCATATAATTAGTTGCAGTATCTACAGTTTCTGGATTTTATTTTTGCATCACTCTGTATCTTCTTTCAAAATTCAGGTAGTAACAATGTATTTCACTTAAGCGGGTAAGTGGATTTTGTGCCTTATTCATCCATCAACAAGTGAAAGATCACTATATTTCAAGGTCTATAAAAAGTGATATCGCTCACAGGTttcatacaaattgattgaaaaacaaAGTGTATAAAATGTCCCCGTTAGAGTCAAACTTTagcttttttgtaaattttttcaaattttgcatGGAGGTGAGATATTAAGGTGGTACCAAAGAGTTGGTTACTCTCTTTaccttgaaataaaaaaaaaattttgtcttattttttattaaatcagCAAAACATAAATATGTGCAATATCCTCAATATCTCTGAAATGACACAAGTATCGCACAGACTTATGTTCCTCCAACGTGTCCAtaaaattactgaaaaaaaaaaaataaataaaattagatgGTTCAGGTTGCACACGAAGAATCTTTCACACtacaaaaaaattcgaaaacagCAATGAATTAAAGCTTTCAAATTTAGATAAGCACTATCACAATCAAGATATCGCAGCAGTTGACGCCttcatatgaaaaaatattagaTGAGAAAAAATGTCCAAAAACACACCAATTAGAAGGCCTTGATGTAAAAGGATTCAAGTGCACATATTATAAAAAACAATCCAAGTGCAAAATAGCGCacctaaaaaatattttccatatgtaaaaacaaatatttatatataattttcgaacttaatcaagaatttttggactgcaaatttatttcagaactacaaaaaatgcatttgAACCCTTTTACTTCCCTCAATTCAGCATGCATTCCTCATGTTATTTCAGTTACTAtaacaatattaatattaatgattAAGGCTGGAAACACTGAAATCGTAGGCACACTACCTACATTAAATTCtatagaaattattttttgccaccctgtaaattgaaaatagagaaTGTTATATATAATTGCACTAAAAATCGAATCTgtatacaaattttcaaaatgtgaatATCAAATCATGGAGAGAAAATAAATAGAGGAATAACCAtaaggaaaaaattcaattttcaaaaattagtatCTCCTAATAAACGAGTTTGTCATAGTTGTTAAGACCTACACCAATTGGTTTTTCACGAAAAACTGTATGTATAAAAAAATTAGGAACAAAATTGATCACTGACCATAATGCAGGATTGgataaaagaaaataataattttatgcTTTTACAACTTACAGCAAAACATCGACTAGTAAAAGCATGTTTTGACATAACCTCAAAATGCattaaaatctcaaaatatttaAGATGAAAGCTAATTGACAAATGGCATGCAAGACATAAGTCGCCTTATGAGAttgtggaaaaaaatttttgcctgGTTTCACATAGATTGGTTGCAGAACGATCAACAGATCCATAATGATTTTCAATTGATAATATCATTTCTACGCAACATTATGACCTACATACGACCATTCAATAATCCTAATAGCTAATGGCTAAACTTCCATTTATGCCCCAcctcagattttgatgattttacccctcagaagctcagTAAGCTTGTACGAGATTataagaaaaatataattcttGTCGATTTTAATGTAGGTTTAAAGGACCGTAagatatataatatttcatgataATACTATAACGATATAGCacgtattttgatgaaattttttgaaaaatcgttTCTCCCAAATCAAAAGTTTGCCAAGAATGCATTCTGCATCCAGGAAAAAATCGGCACAAAAATCTGACGTAGGTACTATGCCAAATTCTAGATAACACTctctacaaaaatttcaaaaaattatactGATACCATTAGATTCCTTAAAGAAttttatctataaaaaaatcattaaaatctGATGTGGGGCATAAATCAAAgttttaccaaaatttggtgAAATAAATGTCGACTGTTTAGATTGTACTTATTCTACTCCACTTTGAGAGATTTTATGTGTTTGCAGTATCTTTGAGGTACTAACCTTTTTGGCAGCAGCACCAACTTTGCTCTTTTTGGTGCCCCTAACTTTCTTCATTCTGTTCTTCCTTTCTTTACGTTGTTTCCTAGTTTGTTGTTTCTTCTCGTACAAACCATGTCTTGCTAACCTGTGCTTGGGTTCAAACTTTTTGGCAAAATCTAATGTATCATAGATCAATGCAAATCCAGTAGATTTACCACCACCAAAATTCGTTTTGAATCCAAAAACGAAGACTACATCAGGTGTGACCTAGAAACAGAAAGACTAAAACATTTGATTCATGATGAAGAGAATAAACTTACTTTGTACATTTTAGCCAACTTCTCCCTAATGTCGGTTTTCTTAACCGAGGGCTGTCCTGGGTGAAGAACATCGACGACCATTTGTTTCCGACATAACAGTCTGTTTGTCATGAATTTGCGGGTACGAATAGTAGCAGTTGCTTCCGCCTAAAATCATGATTCCAGATGAAATACAATAAGAAATTCTAGGGATGATGGTGTTGAGGTTAGGATAACTTGAAAAAAAACGAtacttttctgaaaaatactACAATTTACATTTTGAGGAAATAAATATCGTATTTTAAATCCTGTAAGTAATAAGAAAAGTATTCAGATTAGCGGAATAATTCAAGAAATAGAACTTACCATTTTTGTTTGTGAACAGCACTTCT from Coccinella septempunctata chromosome 1, icCocSept1.1, whole genome shotgun sequence includes:
- the LOC123322674 gene encoding 40S ribosomal protein S24 isoform X1; its protein translation is MVYLSCARNVILTVFHVCILQKCCSQTKMAEATATIRTRKFMTNRLLCRKQMVVDVLHPGQPSVKKTDIREKLAKMYKVTPDVVFVFGFKTNFGGGKSTGFALIYDTLDFAKKFEPKHRLARHGLYEKKQQTRKQRKERKNRMKKVRGTKKSKVGAAAKKGGKK
- the LOC123322674 gene encoding 40S ribosomal protein S24 isoform X2, translating into MVYLSCARNVILTVFHVCILQKCCSQTKMAEATATIRTRKFMTNRLLCRKQMVVDVLHPGQPSVKKTDIREKLAKMYKVTPDVVFVFGFKTNFGGGKSTGFALIYDTLDFAKKFEPKHRLARHGLYEKKQQTRKQRKERKNRMKKVRGTKKSKVGAAAKK